From a region of the Drosophila virilis strain 15010-1051.87 chromosome 3, Dvir_AGI_RSII-ME, whole genome shotgun sequence genome:
- the LOC6622895 gene encoding importin-4: MDAVLDQIIAGLLCTDTERIRQATNELGKAYENPDTLPALCQIVVSQREPQVRQFAAVLLNKRLQKLRNWQMVPAEQKESIKTGMLQALIAEKEKSVKNAIAQFIGSLVRHEEEKKDSWLTELLNFIFSRCSVDDPSESELGSSIFATLTDAAPDQFVSHMDSICQMFAAVLMSAEAKGNLATPTVANITMGMSYLMPFVSGHTSAEQTVLKVLPLIIKTVFAFAQKGDEQEFSIVFDVIDSIAEYVPKLLNNNVKPLIEFCLETANNKQIDDSIRVQVVTFIGRVVRIKKKAIVKQKLLEPIISVIFEMMCCETELDDDELFTGESSNSPVTAATQTLDLLAINMSAERLIPPLLQLLEPALQNPDPLRRRAAFLCIAVIAEGCSEAICSKYLEVMLNIVKSGIADNSPIVRIASFFALGQFSEHLQPEISKFAPQILPVLFDFLQQLVIELKSGNPEPKHTDRMFYALETYCQNLEEDIVPHLPLLMNRLFDTLDPQNSVHLRVLALSAISATALAAKEHLMPYFPKIVEILQNYLVKECAEDMKELRNEAIDTLASITRVVGKDNFIPLANDTMAYCLMMLDEGPNDPDFRRAIYNLMGALSIVVNESMSTVFPKIIDRLIESVISTDDMLPNEDDAAGNNLFPEEPATENDIDLDNTDDEDDDDDDGYQVENDFVYEKEEAILALKEFAVNTGSAFAPYLQISFENVYKVIEHPQENVRKSAVEAICSFVIALHKMGDGEGVKRACLIIMPKFAHMIRNDEEQSVVIHLLDMLSELFIEVKSTAVPTQEIADLIFACIKDVLNNKMACQFNEPSGGGDEDDAEDSEFDELLLENAGNLLPAFGKALAPDVFSMYFGRVYQYYLNKLNKAKRNDLSEQRTFVYGALADSFQSLGNCVVTYFDTLCPIFVEGVNDPEPKARQNCYFGLGELVLCAEEKSFDSFQVILQALSGAIASETNAPALDNICGAVSRLIVTNHNIVPLAQVLPVLLSHLPLREDTDENDMVHKAFRVLYMHARPTIIDYLEQILKITIDVLYKEQMPDGDSKISALAFLAEIREQYPDQFNNVANSSQEVFNYLQTL; encoded by the exons ATGGACGCTGTATTGGACCAAATCATCGCCGGCTTATTGTGTACGGACACTGAACGCATACGTCAG GCGACCAATGAGCTGGGCAAGGCTTACGAAAATCCGGACACACTGCCGGCACTATGTCAGATTGTGGTGTCACAGCGGGAGCCGCAAGTGCGTCAATTTGCCGCCGTACTGTTGAACAAGCGACTGCAGAAGCTGCGCAACTGGCAGATGGTCCCAGCCGAGCAGAAGGAAAG CATTAAGACTGGCATGCTGCAGGCATTGATTGCCGAAAAGGAGAAGTCAGTGAAGAATGCAATTGCCCAGTTTATTGGCTCCTTGGTGCGTCACGAGGAGGAGAAGAAAGACTCGTGGCTGACGGAACTGTTGAACTTCATCTTTAGCCGCTGCAGCGTGGATGATCCCTCGGAGAGTGAGCTGGGCTCCTCGATATTTGCCACTCTTACCGATGCGGCTCCCGATCAATTTGTCAGTCACATGGACTCCATTTGCCAGATGTTTGCCGCTGTTCTTATGTCCGCAGAGGCCAAGGGTAatctggccacgcccactgtcGCCAACATAACCATGGGCATGAGCTATCTGATGCCGTTCGTGAGCGGTCACACGAGCGCCGAGCAGACAGTGCTTAAGGTTTTGCCGCTCATCATTAAGACGGTCTTTGCTTTTGCCCAGAAAGGTGATGAGCAGGAGTTCTCCATAGTTTTTGATGTCATTGACAGCATTGCCGAGTACGTGCCAAAGCTGCTTAACAACAATGTCAAGCCCCTTATTGAATTCTGCCTCGAAACGGCCAACAATAAGCAAATCGATGACTCCATACGCGTCCAGGTGGTCACGTTTATTGGGCGTGTGGTGCGCATCAAGAAGAAGGCGATTGTCAAACAGAAGCTGCTCGAGCCCATAATATCCGTCATATTTGAGATGATGTGCTGCGAAACGGAACTGGATGATG ATGAATTATTTACGGGcgaaagcagcaacagcccgGTTACGGCGGCCACACAAACCCTCGATTTACTGGCCATCAATATGTCCGCGGAGCGACTGATACCGCCATTGCTGCAGCTACTCGAGCCGGCATTGCAGAATCCGGATCCTTTGCGGCGTCGTGCTGCCTTCCTTTGCATTGCTGTCATCGCCGAGGGGTGCTCGGAGGCCATTTGCTCCAAGTATTTGGAAGTCATGTTGAATATCGTCAAGAGCGGCATTGCCGACAATTCGCCAATTGTGCGCATTGCCAGCTTCTTTGCGCTGGGCCAGTTCTCCGAGCATCTGCAGCCGGAAATATCAAAGTTCGCACCACAAATTCTGCCCGTGCTATTTGATTTTCTGCAGCAGCTGGTGATTGAGCTGAAG AGTGGCAATCCGGAACCGAAGCACACTGATCGCATGTTTTACGCTCTGGAAACGTACTGCCAGAATCTGGAAGAGGATATTGTGCCACATTTGCCCCTATTGATGAATCG TCTTTTCGATACGCTGGATCCACAGAATTCGGTGCATCTGCGTGTGCTGGCCCTGTCGGCTATCTCGGCGACAGCTTTGGCTGCTAAGGAGCATTTGATGCCATATTTTCccaaaattgttgaaatacTGCAGAATTATTTGGTAAAGGAATGCGCCGAAGACATGAAGGAGCTGCGCAACGAGGCTATTGATACGCTGGCATCCATAACACGTGTTGTGGGCAAAGATAACTTTATACCGCTGGCCAATGATACGATGGCCTACTGCCTTATGATGTTGGATGAAGGGCCCAACGATCCCGACTTTAGACGCGCGATCTACAATCTAATGGGTGCCCTGTCCATTGTGGTTAATGAGAGCATGTCTACGGTCTTTCCCAAAATCATAGATCGCCTTATCGAATCGGTTATATCTACGGATGATATGCTACCCAATGAGGATGACGCTGCTGGCAACAATCTGTTCCCCGAAGAGCCGGCCACTGAAAATGACATTGATCTGGATAACACAGACGACgaggatgacgatgatgatgatggttaTCAGGTGGAGAATGACTTTGTCTATGAAAAGGAGGAGGCTATACTCGCCCTCAAAGAATTTGCGGTTAACACCGGCAGCGCCTTTGCTCCATATCTGCAGATATCTTTTGAGAACGTGTACAAGGTGATTGAGCATCCCCAGGAGAATGTACGCAAGTCGGCCGTTGAGGCTATCTGCTCGTTTGTGATCGCACTTCACAAAATGGGCGATGGTGAGGGTGTTAAGCGCGCCTGCTTGATTATCATGCCCAAATTCGCCCATATGATCCGCAACGATGAGGAACAGAGCGTGGTCATACATTTGCTTGATATGTTGAGCGAACTGTTCATTGAAGTGAAGTCCACTGCAGTGCCCACGCAGGAAATTGCCGACTTGATCTTTGCTTGCATCAAAGATGTTCTTAACAATAAAATGGCTTGCCAGTTTAATGAGCCATCCGGTGGCGGTGACGAGGATGATGCCGAGGACAGTGAATTTGACGAATTGCTTTTGGAGAATGCTGGCAATCTGTTGCCAGCGTTTGGCAAAGCCCTAGCACCAGATGTATTCTCCATGTACTTTGGACGCGTCTATCAGTACTACTTAAACAAGCTG AACAAGGCCAAGCGAAATGATTTAAGCGAGCAGCGCACTTTTGTGTATGGCGCTCTGGCCGACTCGTTCCAATCGCTGGGCAACTGTGTTGTCACCTACTTTGATACTCTGTGCCCCATTTTCGTCGAGGGCGTAAATGACCCCGAGCCAAAGGCCCGCCAGAATTGCTATTTCGGACTGGGCGAGCTAGTTTTGTGCGCAGAGGAAAAATCTTTTGA ttccTTTCAGGTCATTTTGCAAGCCCTTTCGGGTGCCATTGCTTCGGAGACAAATGCCCCAGCTCTGGACAATATTTGCGGTGCCGTTTCCCGTCTGATCGTGACCAATCATAATATTGTGCCTTTGGCGCAGGTGTTGCCTGTTTTACTGTCGCATTTGCCACTGCGCGAGGATACGGACGAGAACGACATGGTGCACAAAGCCTTCCGTGTGCTTTACATGCATGCACGTCCCACTATTATTGACTACCTTGAACAGATCCTGAAAATCACCATAGACGTGTTATACAAGGAGCAAATGCCCGACGGAGATAGCAAGATCAGTGCGCTTGCTTTCCTTGCGGAAATACGTGAACAGTATCCAGATCAGTTCAACAACGTGGCCAACTCGAGTCAAGAGGTCTTCAACTATCTGCAGACTTTGTAA
- the LOC6622945 gene encoding ADP-ribose pyrophosphatase, mitochondrial, producing MKIILFISVVLLICLQYSLILANKKMLAAIVKPGLFRHIMCRNNVYPRSSVQRFPVPDAVVFWTVNYEEYCPPCYTAAHIGGQSWADAPLPNEQTSEPHWNHNDGLVNRVSFHGDYQIKDGLPQNPIGRTGLCGRGLLGRWGPNHAADPIVTRWKRNENGEIVRHKDSGKNILQMVAIQRSDNKLWAIPGGMVDPGENVSVTLKREFTEEALNFDDKGHMVEEFFKQGGVHVYSGYVDDFRNTDNAWMETTALNFHDEDGTKVGQLQLEAGDDATNVRWTDINANLKLHANHADIVGEVVAKRNAHW from the exons atgaaaattatattgtttatatcGGTAGTGCTGTTGATTTGTCTACAATATTCCCTAATTCTCGCCAATAAGAAAATGCTGGCGGCAATTGTGAAGCCTGGCTTATTCCGGCATATAATGTGCCGCAATAATGTGTATCCACGCAGCAGTGTTCAGCGCTTTCCGGTGCCGGACGCCGTTGTGTTTTGGACAGTTAACTATGAGGAGTACTGCCCGCCTTGCTACACCGCTGCGCACATTGGAGGGCAGAGCTGGGCGGATGCGCCATTGCCAAACGAACAAACAAGCGAACCGCACTGGAACCACAATGACGGTCTGGTGAATCGCGTTTCCTTCCATGGTGACTATCAGATTAAAGATGGCCTGCCGCAAAATCCAATTGGACGCACTGGACTCTGTGGCCGCGGCCTGCTGGGACGCTGGGGTCCCAATCATGCGGCGGATCCAATAGTCACACGCTGGAAACGGAATGAAAATGGTGAAATTGTGCGCCACAAAGACAGCGGCAA AAACATTCTTCAGATGGTGGCCATACAGCGCTCGGACAACAAGCTGTGGGCAATTCCTGGCGGCATGGTTGATCCCGGCGAGAACGTGAGTGTCACATTGAAACGTGAATTTACCGAGGAGGCGCTCAATTTCGATGACAAGGGCCACATGGTGGAGGAGTTTTTCAAGCAGGGCGGCGTACATGTGTACAGCGGCTACGTGGACGATTTTCGTAATACGGACAATGCCTGGATGGAGACAACAGCTCTCAACTTCCATGATGAGGACGGCACCAAGGTGggtcagctgcagctggaagcCGGCGATGACGCCACAAACGTGCGCTGGACCGATATCAATGCGAATCTCAAATTGCACGCCAATCACGCCGATATTGTCGGCGAGGTGGTTGCCAAGCGCAATGCGCATTGGTAG
- the Prosbeta6 gene encoding proteasome subunit beta type-1 yields the protein MNCLGVEQFPDYKVPGVQHVDFSPYESNGGSIVAIAGEDFVVIAADTRLSSGYSIHSRDQSKLFKMSPKTVLGSTGCWCDTLSLTGLVKVRMQMYEHTHMKTMSTDAVAQMLSIVMYNRRFFPYYVSNILAGLDKDGKGAVYSYDPIGHCERATYRAGGTAGALLQPVLDNQIGYKNQNLPADQLPPLTKERAVAVASDTFISAAERDIYTGDSVLINIITKDGVEERKLQLRKD from the exons ATGAATTGTCTTGGTGTCGAACAATTCCCGGATTATAAAGTGCCCGGAGTGCAGCATGTGGACTTTTCTCCCTACGAGTCCAATGGCGG CTCcattgttgccattgctggAGAAGACTTTGTGGTTATTGCCGCCGATACACGCTTAAGCAGTGGCTACAGCATCCATTCGCGCGATCAGAGCAAACTCTTCAAGATGTCGCCAAAAACGGTTTTGGGCTCTACTGGGTGCTGGTGCGACACCCTCTCGCTAACCGGGCTGGTCAAGGTGCGCATGCAGATGTACGAGCACACCCACATGAAGACCATGTCGACTGATGCGGTGGCACAAATGCTCTCCATTGTCATGTATAACCGCCGTTTCTTCCCATACTATGTGTCCAACATTTTGGCCGGCTTGGACAAGGATGGCAAGGGCGCCGTCTACTCATACGATCCCATTGGCCATTGCGAGCGCGCAACATACCGTGCCGGTGGCACAGCAGGAGCCCTGCTGCAGCCAGTGTTGGACAATCAGATCGGTTACAAGAACCAAAACTTGCCCGCCGATCAATTGCCGCCACTCACCAAGGAGCGCGCGGTGGCTGTTGCCTCCGATACCTTCATATCGGCCGCTGAACGTGATATATACACCGGTGACTCGGTGCTAATAAATATCATTACCAAGGATGGTGTTGAGGAGCGAAAGCTGCAACTGCGCAAGGATTAA
- the Su(P) gene encoding prostaglandin E synthase 2 — MSCFRLATALTAARPLPRNSQNLRLFARKSQEFTYARRQFSKALNESNIGKNTKPAGTLKLTLLGACIGAVAGSTYTIYSRISDKDSHKEHERTPPKVIGSLPAGVRITKRYINPKDTSGLDIVLFQFQTCPFCCKVRAYLDYMGVSYSVVEVDAVLRQDIRWSSVKKVPMVLIRQQDGQYVQMTDSSAIISLVASSLHDKRTDVGDLAQFYPHVSFFDDDGKKRQDILNKYFLMYQDRTPKNMTKEIEENERKWRTWADNHLVHLISPNCYQTLGEALETFEWFSQAGEWDVYFPKWERNLMVYGGATAMWAIAKILKRRHELTDDVRSHMYDALGKWTAELKKRNTKFMGGKQPGLSDLSVFGVLSSMEGCQTFKDSLQNTNIGKWFYDVKELVQQNRGELRRERIAGVEALA, encoded by the exons ATGTCGTGCTTCCGTTTGGCCACTGCACTTACTGCCGCGCGTCCGCTGCCCCGGAACAGCCAAAACCTGCGACTTTTTGCGAGAAAATCACAGGAATTTACATATGCTCGCCGCCAGTTCTCGAAGGCCTTAAATGAGAGCAACATTGGCAAAAACACTAAACCCGCCGGCACACTGAAGCTGACATTGTTGGGCGCGTGTATTGGCGCCGTCGCTGGATCCACCTACACAATTTACTCGAGAATTAGCGACAAGGATTCGCACAAGGAGCACGAGCGCACGCCGCCAAAAGTTATCGGATCGTTGCCTGCCGGCGTCCGCATAACAAAGCGCTATATTAATCCTAAGGATACCTCGGGGCTGGACATAGTGCTCTTTCAGTTCCAGACATGTCCATTTTGTTGCAAAGTTCGTGCCTATCTGGACTACATGGGCGTATCCTATTCGGTGGTGGAAGTTGACGCTGTGCTGCGCCAGGATATCCGCTGGTCATCGGTTAAAAAGGTGCCCATGGTGCTGATACGTCAGCAGGATGGCCAATATGTACAGATGACCGACTCCAGTGCCATCATTTCGTTGGTGGCCAGCAGTCTGCACGATAAGCGCACCGATGTGGGTGACTTGGCGCAGTTCTACCCGCATGTTTCCTTCTTTGATGATGACGGCAAGAAGCGCCAGGATATATTGAACAAATACTTCCTCATGTACCAGGATCGCACACCAAAGAACATGACCAAAGAAATTGAAGA AAACGAGCGCAAATGGAGGACCTGGGCCGACAATCATCTAGTGCATCTCATATCTCCTAATTGCTATCAGACGCTTGGCGAGGCGCTCGAGACATTTGAGTGGTTCTCACAGGCAGGCGAATGGGATGTCTATTTCCCCAAGTGGGAGCGCAACCTGATGGTCTACGGCGGTGCAACAGCCATGTGGGCCATAGCCAAGATATTGAAGCGACGACACGAGCTTACCGACGATGTTCGATCTCATATGTACGATGCTCTGGGCAAGTGGACGGCGGAGCTTAAGAAACGAAACACGAAATTCATGGGCGGCAAGCAGCCGGGCTTATCGGATCTGTCAGTGTTTGGTGTGCTGAGCAGCATGGAAGGTTGTCAGACATTCAAGGACAGCCTACAGAATACAAACATTG GCAAATGGTTTTACGATGTCAAGGAACTAGTGCAACAGAACCGTGGTGAGCTGCGTAGGGAGCGCATAGCGGGCGTGGAGGCCCTAgcttaa
- the LOC6622986 gene encoding protein anon-73B1, translated as MSTDNIGVAAANLDKYGEEDFFGLLVRYGLFVGAIFQFVCIAAAVLMSGSDSQDTIEDEARHSDEPAPGSGNVARRLHKIRKLEKKKRR; from the coding sequence ATGTCCACTGATAATATAGGCGTAGCTGCCGCTAATCTGGATAAATACGGCGAGGAGGATTTCTTTGGCCTACTAGTACGCTACGGACTCTTCGTTGGCGCCATATTTCAGTTTGTTTgcattgccgctgctgttcTGATGAGTGGCAGCGATTCCCAGGACACGATCGAGGACGAGGCGCGGCACAGCGATGAGCCTGCGCCGGGCAGCGGCAATGTGGCGCGACGTCTGCACAAAATACGTAAGCTGGAGAAGAAAAAGCGGCGCTAG
- the LOC6622963 gene encoding uncharacterized protein: protein MHKRFRKTADQTIIGDCSSSSSEDASGNHQRIRSLVRRKYVRQKRTKTDELDISDTSSEEEPNSQDPGQENRKWAANLKRYSSDHKPQPLTPQNKFQPLSLFVSVKAPSPTLATNSFDMANCSTSIASDAPATCRAAWHSFRQTLAALKRDRQGQLQASNSKQETMNETLLECTLNTSIEANLETMIDTQQTPNSCRRVAKQKQRCIKGGHLYEFKRLILRERMDRRSLAHNQRLGISSGQRVRVLSISESFGCHMARVQDEAEDKGIFNIILSPSMSPCVGATLELYFELKPETALQLANKELVYVQPNKLVLL, encoded by the coding sequence atgcacaaaagATTTCGCAAAACAGCCGATCAAACAATTATTGGcgattgcagcagcagcagcagcgaggaTGCTAGTGGAAATCATCAGAGGATCAGATCACTCGTGCGTAGGAAATATGTGCGACAGAAGCGTACAAAAACCGACGAGTTGGATATTTCGGATACGAGCAGCGAGGAGGAGCCTAACAGTCAAGACCCAGGCCAGGAGAACCGAAAGTGGGCTGCGAATCTCAAGAGATACAGCAGCGATCACAAGCCGCAGCCATTGACGCCACAAAATAAGTTCCAGCCCCTGTCGCTGTTCGTAAGTGTCAAAGCACCGTCTCCAACTTTAGCAACTAATTCATTTGATATGGCCAACTGTTCCACGAGCATTGCTAGCGATGCTCCAGCCACCTGTCGAGCAGCTTGGCACAGCTTCAGACAGACACTTGCCGCATTGAAACGGGATCGCCAGGGCCAGCTTCAGGCATCGAACAGCAAGCAGGAAACTATGAATGAAACGCTGCTGGAATGCACGCTAAACACATCCATAGAGGCTAATCTGGAGACCATGATTGACACGCAGCAAACGCCGAACAGCTGCAGGAGAGTCGCCAAACAGAAGCAGCGCTGCATCAAAGGTGGCCATTTATATGAATTCAAGCGACTGATTCTGAGAGAGCGCATGGATCGCCGGAGTCTGGCGCACAACCAGCGGCTGGGCATTAGCTCGGGCCAACGCGTGCGTGTGCTGAGCATAAGCGAATCCTTTGGCTGTCACATGGCACGCGTACAGGACGAAGCCGAAGATAAAGGCATATTTAACATAATACTCTCGCCCAGCATGTCGCCGTGCGTGGGCGCCACGCTAGAGCTTTACTTCGAACTGAAGCCGGAGACGGCGCTGCAACTGGCAAATAAGGAACTCGTTTACGTGCAGCCaaataaattagttttattatag